One stretch of Acidobacteriota bacterium DNA includes these proteins:
- the alr gene encoding alanine racemase — translation MSTRPTWADISIPQLLENFRIIRDHVGRERAVMAIVKADAYGHGLPEISLALGRAGVDWFGVTSADEGAQLRHLGLTQPILLLTGFWTGEQSAITDYDLIPAIYTEDQLETIEAWGARTQKKISFHLKVNTGLGMLGLHWQEVEPFLDRYRRMLHVELDGLFEQFAAAEDFTTRMTEEQMQRFASVEKALARAGITPRFCHQANSSAIVSRPESWGNLVRPGLLLYGYHAPVKLPPAAPEQVVPENICQSLPVKEIMTFQTKVIAVKERPAGTPLGYEGSYVTPRFSRIATLPAGYADGMNRRLSGRGKVLIGGQFAPIVGNISMDLTLVDVTEIPHLNVGDDAILIGRQGDKMLTAIDHARDAGTIPYEILCGIGHRVPRRYQSS, via the coding sequence GCGCGCCGTGATGGCTATTGTGAAGGCCGACGCGTATGGGCACGGGCTGCCTGAAATTTCGCTCGCCTTGGGCCGCGCCGGCGTGGACTGGTTCGGCGTTACCTCAGCCGACGAAGGCGCGCAATTGCGCCACCTGGGGCTTACTCAGCCAATCCTGCTGCTGACCGGTTTCTGGACCGGTGAGCAGAGCGCCATCACCGACTACGACCTTATTCCGGCCATCTACACCGAAGATCAGCTCGAAACCATCGAGGCCTGGGGCGCGCGGACTCAGAAGAAAATCAGTTTCCATTTGAAGGTCAACACCGGCTTGGGCATGCTGGGTCTGCACTGGCAGGAGGTGGAGCCATTCCTCGACCGCTACCGGCGCATGTTGCATGTGGAATTGGATGGATTGTTCGAGCAATTCGCCGCCGCCGAGGACTTCACGACGCGCATGACCGAGGAGCAGATGCAGCGGTTTGCCTCCGTGGAGAAGGCGCTGGCGCGCGCGGGCATCACTCCGCGCTTCTGCCATCAGGCCAACAGTTCGGCCATCGTCAGCCGGCCCGAGTCGTGGGGCAATCTGGTCCGGCCGGGGCTGCTGCTTTACGGCTATCACGCGCCCGTGAAGCTGCCGCCAGCCGCGCCGGAGCAAGTCGTGCCGGAAAACATTTGCCAGTCGCTGCCGGTGAAAGAAATTATGACCTTCCAAACCAAGGTCATCGCGGTGAAGGAGCGTCCGGCGGGAACTCCGTTGGGTTACGAGGGAAGCTATGTTACGCCGCGCTTCTCGCGTATCGCCACGCTGCCAGCGGGCTATGCGGACGGCATGAACCGGCGCTTGTCGGGTCGGGGCAAGGTTTTGATCGGCGGCCAGTTTGCTCCCATCGTGGGCAACATCAGCATGGATTTGACGCTGGTGGACGTAACCGAAATTCCCCATCTGAATGTCGGCGATGACGCCATTCTCATTGGGCGGCAGGGCGACAAAATGCTGACCGCTATCGACCATGCTCGCGATGCCGGAACGATTCCTTACGAGATTCTCTGCGGCATCGGTCACCGTGTGCCGCGGCGGTATCAATCTTCCTAA